Proteins encoded together in one Planctomyces sp. SH-PL14 window:
- the kdsB gene encoding 3-deoxy-manno-octulosonate cytidylyltransferase, with product MKVYGIIPARLHSSRLPRKLLLRDTGKPLLQYSWEVATKASGLSEVIIAADGEEIASVARGFGARVEMTGEHPSGSDRIAEVVRRCCPDADAVVNIQGDEPELDPGTLDRLIALLASRPQVEMATLATPIRDLATLLDTSCVKVVCAADGRALYFSRSTIPFYRDGRPEDLLPGPDEAEGSETETRARVASPWLLHMGVYAYRPDFLLAMTQMPRGRLEQLESLEQLRALEAGASILVQVVPHRSVGIDTAADYAAFVARQRAIRS from the coding sequence ATGAAGGTTTACGGAATCATCCCGGCCCGGCTCCATTCGTCGCGCCTCCCCCGGAAGCTGCTCCTGCGGGATACCGGGAAGCCCCTCCTTCAGTATTCCTGGGAGGTCGCCACGAAGGCTTCGGGGCTGTCGGAGGTCATCATCGCGGCCGACGGCGAGGAGATCGCCTCGGTCGCCCGGGGCTTCGGAGCCCGGGTCGAAATGACGGGCGAACACCCAAGCGGGTCCGACCGGATCGCGGAGGTCGTCCGCCGCTGCTGCCCGGACGCCGACGCCGTCGTGAACATCCAGGGGGATGAGCCGGAGCTCGATCCAGGGACGCTCGACCGCCTCATTGCACTCCTGGCGTCCCGGCCGCAGGTCGAGATGGCGACACTGGCGACGCCGATCCGCGACCTCGCGACGCTCCTCGACACGAGCTGCGTCAAAGTCGTCTGCGCCGCCGACGGCCGGGCGCTGTACTTCTCCCGGTCGACGATTCCCTTCTACCGCGACGGCCGGCCGGAGGACCTGCTTCCCGGCCCCGACGAAGCGGAAGGCTCGGAAACGGAGACTCGGGCTCGGGTTGCGTCTCCCTGGCTGCTCCACATGGGGGTGTACGCCTACCGCCCGGACTTCCTCCTGGCGATGACCCAGATGCCCCGCGGGCGGCTGGAGCAACTCGAAAGCCTGGAACAACTTCGGGCACTGGAGGCGGGAGCGTCGATCCTCGTCCAGGTGGTCCCGCACCGGTCGGTTGGAATCGACACCGCCGCCGATTATGCTGCCTTCGTCGCCCGGCAGAGAGCCATCAGATCGTAA
- a CDS encoding DUF2752 domain-containing protein — translation MNADAAPRDFRPRDYPVGPLGRGLLVLIGLALAAGFGLAWTVSPDSRGYGTHQQFGLPPCSLYVLFGIPCPSCGSTTAFAHYVRGEWLAAARSNMAAFLLALLCTLLIPWSGYSAWRGRLWRISDPAWSIALALVGLATTSLLHWGVRCVAARMT, via the coding sequence ATGAATGCCGACGCCGCACCGAGAGACTTCCGCCCCCGGGACTATCCCGTCGGCCCCCTCGGACGCGGGCTGCTGGTCCTGATCGGACTGGCCCTGGCGGCGGGTTTCGGGCTGGCCTGGACGGTCTCCCCGGACTCCCGCGGGTACGGCACGCATCAGCAGTTCGGGCTTCCTCCGTGCAGCCTGTACGTGCTGTTCGGAATCCCCTGTCCGAGCTGCGGCAGCACAACCGCCTTCGCGCACTACGTCCGCGGGGAGTGGCTGGCGGCCGCCCGGTCCAACATGGCCGCGTTCCTCCTGGCGCTTCTGTGCACGCTCCTCATCCCGTGGAGCGGCTACAGCGCCTGGCGGGGTCGGCTGTGGCGGATCTCCGATCCGGCGTGGAGCATCGCGCTCGCGCTGGTCGGCCTCGCAACGACCTCTCTCCTGCACTGGGGAGTCCGCTGCGTGGCCGCAAGGATGACCTGA